From Cecembia calidifontis, one genomic window encodes:
- a CDS encoding PIG-L deacetylase family protein translates to MKHIGIILAVGILVVMVLTAFLMLLGRYMLQDSSIPVKSSLINSQYPKTIMTFFAHPDDEIAVGGTLLQASHAGHKIVLVCLTKGEAGPTGGLVDRKDLAQTRSEELKQVAGILGAEAVEIFDYPDSGLDQVDFKEIKDLALSMVKKYQPDVLITYDSKIGLYGHKDHRTVSKAMEDVYLKHKGSADFSAQQYFQVTLSKKQIEMALKLSSGFKRNYPKEGPGLPVPDFSVRTTSYFPDLLNMIAAHATQHEVLGDFFPYYDKIPAWIYARIFDREYFYEFGVSD, encoded by the coding sequence ATGAAGCATATTGGTATCATATTGGCAGTAGGTATCCTGGTAGTCATGGTACTTACTGCTTTTTTAATGCTTTTGGGAAGATACATGCTTCAGGATTCCAGCATCCCGGTAAAATCAAGTTTGATTAATTCCCAATACCCAAAAACCATTATGACTTTTTTTGCGCATCCAGATGATGAGATTGCGGTAGGTGGAACCCTTCTTCAGGCAAGTCATGCAGGTCATAAGATTGTGTTGGTTTGTCTTACCAAAGGAGAAGCAGGGCCTACAGGTGGATTGGTTGACCGAAAGGATTTGGCCCAAACCCGGTCAGAAGAATTAAAGCAGGTTGCCGGCATACTGGGTGCAGAGGCAGTAGAGATTTTCGATTATCCAGATAGCGGCTTAGATCAGGTCGATTTTAAAGAAATCAAAGATCTGGCCCTTTCTATGGTCAAAAAATATCAACCTGATGTGCTGATCACTTATGACAGCAAAATCGGTCTATATGGACATAAAGATCATCGAACCGTATCCAAGGCAATGGAAGATGTTTACCTTAAGCATAAAGGAAGTGCTGATTTTTCAGCGCAACAATATTTTCAGGTCACCTTGAGTAAAAAACAAATTGAAATGGCCTTGAAGTTGTCTTCAGGTTTTAAAAGGAATTATCCAAAAGAAGGACCTGGACTTCCTGTTCCCGATTTTTCGGTAAGGACTACCTCTTATTTCCCGGATTTATTGAATATGATTGCCGCCCATGCTACCCAACATGAAGTTTTGGGAGATTTTTTCCCCTATTACGACAAAATCCCCGCATGGATCTACGCGAGGATTTTTGATAGGGAATATTTTTATGAGTTTGGAGTAAGTGATTGA
- a CDS encoding IS4 family transposase has protein sequence MSNITLFSQIIKKIERSIFKKLVEEKQTDKGCKGFDSWTHLVSMLFCHFAKSTSVRDISNGLRSATGNLNHLGIAKAPSKSSISYQNKRRDSDLFKELYYELLKHLGQQASLSRVKLRIKAPVYLLDSTVVSLCLSMFDWATFRTKKGAVKMHTLLDYDGKLPVYVNITEGSMADNKGAYDIPLEKGSVIVADRYYNDFPMLNIWDSKGVFFVIRHKDNLKFSTINERRLPENTAQEVLIDEEIELVNPQSKVKYPGKLRRVAVWDEKNRQTVELITNNFKWSAKTIGDLYRCRWEIEIFFRDIKQLLHIKTFIGTSKNAVMIQIWTALITILLLKVMKATAKFGWHLSNLVAFIRLNIFVKIELQKWLDKPFEDHEKPPQKSQQGVLFPDYR, from the coding sequence ATGAGTAATATTACATTGTTTTCTCAGATTATTAAAAAAATCGAGCGTTCAATTTTCAAGAAACTGGTTGAAGAGAAGCAAACGGACAAGGGCTGCAAAGGCTTTGACAGCTGGACGCATTTGGTTTCCATGCTTTTTTGCCATTTTGCCAAAAGTACTTCTGTAAGGGATATTTCAAACGGCCTGCGTTCGGCCACGGGGAACCTCAACCATCTGGGGATTGCCAAGGCACCATCCAAGTCCAGTATCAGTTATCAGAACAAGCGCAGGGACTCTGACCTGTTCAAGGAGCTGTATTACGAGCTTCTGAAGCATTTAGGACAGCAGGCGTCCCTGAGCAGGGTAAAACTACGGATCAAGGCTCCCGTCTATCTGCTCGACTCCACGGTGGTAAGTCTTTGCCTTTCGATGTTTGACTGGGCAACCTTCAGGACCAAAAAGGGTGCTGTAAAGATGCATACGCTTCTGGACTATGACGGGAAACTCCCTGTTTATGTGAATATTACAGAAGGAAGTATGGCAGACAATAAAGGCGCTTATGATATTCCTTTGGAGAAAGGATCCGTTATAGTGGCGGACCGCTATTACAATGACTTTCCGATGCTCAACATTTGGGACAGCAAGGGGGTCTTTTTCGTCATAAGGCACAAGGATAACCTTAAGTTCAGCACAATCAATGAACGTCGACTCCCTGAAAATACTGCACAGGAAGTACTGATAGACGAAGAAATTGAACTGGTAAACCCGCAGTCAAAAGTGAAGTACCCCGGAAAACTCAGAAGAGTGGCTGTATGGGACGAAAAAAACCGACAGACCGTCGAACTGATTACCAATAACTTCAAATGGTCAGCAAAGACAATCGGTGATCTTTACCGGTGCCGATGGGAGATTGAGATCTTCTTCAGGGACATCAAGCAGTTACTCCATATCAAAACCTTTATCGGAACATCGAAAAATGCCGTGATGATCCAGATATGGACCGCGCTGATCACCATTCTGCTCCTAAAAGTGATGAAGGCAACCGCTAAATTCGGATGGCATCTGTCCAATCTGGTTGCATTTATCAGACTGAACATATTCGTTAAAATAGAGCTGCAAAAGTGGCTGGACAAACCCTTTGAAGACCATGAAAAACCTCCTCAAAAAAGCCAACAGGGGGTTCTATTTCCGGATTACAGATAA
- a CDS encoding ABC transporter ATP-binding protein, whose translation MPIIQTKNLFKIYNEDIIPVYALRDLSLDFEKGEFTTIVGPSGSGKTTLLNMIGGLDTPTRGQVFIDGTDISKLRKGELIEFRLKNIGFVFQSYNLIPVLSAIENVSLIMELQNRAAKEIKERAEKVLEEVGLSGKMHSKPSELSGGQQQRVAVARALASRPKFVLADEPTANLDTKAAMNLLDIMARLNQEENMTFIFSTHDQRVIERARRVVTLVDGALHEDLRK comes from the coding sequence ATGCCTATCATTCAAACTAAAAATCTTTTTAAAATCTATAATGAGGATATAATACCTGTCTATGCACTTAGGGATTTGTCCCTCGATTTTGAGAAAGGTGAGTTTACGACAATAGTCGGCCCCTCCGGTTCTGGAAAAACCACTTTATTGAATATGATAGGTGGGCTGGATACGCCTACTAGAGGCCAGGTATTTATTGATGGGACAGACATTTCAAAATTGCGAAAGGGAGAACTCATAGAATTCAGATTAAAGAATATAGGCTTTGTCTTTCAATCCTATAACCTGATTCCAGTACTATCAGCCATTGAGAATGTAAGCTTGATCATGGAATTGCAAAACAGGGCTGCCAAAGAAATCAAAGAAAGGGCAGAAAAAGTCTTGGAAGAAGTAGGATTGTCTGGTAAAATGCACAGCAAGCCCTCTGAGCTTTCCGGTGGCCAACAACAAAGGGTAGCAGTAGCAAGGGCTTTGGCTTCTAGGCCAAAATTTGTACTGGCAGATGAACCGACAGCCAATCTTGACACGAAAGCTGCCATGAATTTATTGGATATCATGGCGAGGCTGAACCAAGAGGAAAATATGACCTTTATCTTCAGCACCCATGACCAAAGGGTGATAGAAAGGGCAAGAAGAGTGGTAACCTTGGTAGATGGCGCTTTACATGAAGACCTTAGAAAATAA
- a CDS encoding ABC transporter permease, which translates to MKTIFLLSWKNIWRNKTRSLALMMAIILGIAAGLIMFGLVAGMVMQRFDGLVENHLSHIQIHQKDYLREQENNLILPEPEKIRIVLDTISLIEEKAFRTISYGMIASGYNSSGVKILGINKNEEAKISRFPQNIIEGKYLDEEMRYPLVISERTAKKLKVRSGGRIVLTFQNLEGDITSAAFRISGIFRTSDANFDDANVHVLQKDLQELLGNPNAFHQVAILIKDYKKAEDLAGRLREMLPELEIRSWAGLAPELKILVEQGSFIMYIFMIIILLGLSFGILNTMLMAVFERLQELGMLMAIGVTKFKVASMIVLETVYISIIGGIFGVILGISIHNLFVKDGLDLSRFASALAEFGYDAIIYPILESKDIYITIGLVFLTAIIAAVIPAVRAIQLNPSEAIRK; encoded by the coding sequence ATGAAAACAATTTTTTTACTTTCCTGGAAAAATATATGGAGGAACAAGACCAGAAGCCTTGCCCTGATGATGGCAATTATCCTGGGCATAGCCGCAGGTCTCATCATGTTCGGTCTTGTGGCCGGGATGGTGATGCAGCGATTTGATGGCCTTGTAGAAAACCATCTGTCCCATATTCAAATCCATCAGAAGGATTATTTAAGGGAACAGGAAAACAACTTGATACTACCTGAACCTGAGAAGATAAGAATTGTCTTGGATACCATATCCCTTATTGAAGAAAAAGCATTCAGAACTATCTCCTATGGCATGATTGCTTCAGGATATAATTCCTCTGGGGTTAAAATTTTGGGTATTAACAAAAATGAAGAGGCAAAAATCAGCCGTTTTCCTCAAAATATCATTGAGGGAAAATACCTTGATGAGGAAATGCGCTATCCATTGGTCATTTCAGAAAGAACTGCAAAAAAACTGAAGGTGAGATCAGGTGGCCGGATTGTTCTGACTTTCCAAAACCTTGAAGGAGACATCACTTCTGCCGCCTTTAGAATCAGTGGGATTTTCAGAACATCTGATGCAAATTTTGATGATGCCAATGTGCATGTGCTCCAAAAAGACCTTCAGGAATTGCTGGGAAATCCAAACGCCTTTCATCAAGTGGCTATCCTGATCAAGGATTACAAAAAAGCAGAGGATCTTGCGGGAAGATTACGGGAAATGCTTCCTGAACTTGAAATCAGAAGTTGGGCAGGACTGGCTCCAGAACTGAAGATTTTAGTAGAACAGGGAAGCTTTATCATGTACATATTCATGATTATTATTCTTTTGGGCCTTTCCTTTGGTATTCTCAATACCATGCTGATGGCTGTATTTGAAAGATTACAGGAACTGGGTATGCTGATGGCCATAGGTGTGACCAAGTTCAAAGTAGCATCCATGATTGTTCTGGAAACAGTATATATCTCAATTATTGGGGGAATTTTCGGGGTCATCTTAGGCATATCCATCCATAATCTATTTGTCAAAGATGGACTTGACCTATCCCGGTTTGCCAGTGCTTTGGCAGAATTCGGTTATGATGCCATCATTTATCCCATACTAGAGTCCAAAGACATTTACATTACAATTGGTCTGGTATTCTTGACGGCTATTATAGCAGCAGTTATCCCTGCAGTCAGGGCCATTCAATTGAACCCTTCAGAAGCTATTAGGAAATAA
- a CDS encoding ABC transporter permease encodes MTNLSLILRLAWRNLWRNKRRTFITAASVTFAVVLALVMESMNTGGHEQMINNTLRFGTGYLQIQDTAYYETPSLDYGFYLEDSLQEKLNALLNDQAYAVPRIESFVLAAGEQQTRGALVTGIIPYLENRMNGFLRFIEKGRVFHSGSLEAVIGSGLARRLSLDLNDTLVIIGQGFQGMQAAGKYAISGIIVHPMEFVDNQMIYMDIQEASWLFALEDKVSHWLIMAESDKHARNIQRNFEPYLEGTGLTVHHWKELQPDLVKALAFDTVSGWIMQFILYVVIAFGIFGTVLTMTLERQKEFAILVSIGMKRSILAMQCFVETILISLIGVFCGLALGLPVIYYFHLNPIPLGEGLSDLMKEYGLEPYLPFSLSPSVFLFQGISMLVLTLIITTYPVWRSLTFPLLENLRR; translated from the coding sequence ATGACAAACCTATCCCTGATTTTAAGACTAGCCTGGAGAAATCTATGGAGAAACAAGCGGCGGACCTTCATCACAGCTGCCTCTGTAACATTTGCGGTGGTATTGGCCTTGGTAATGGAATCAATGAATACGGGTGGCCATGAACAAATGATCAACAATACCCTGCGCTTTGGAACAGGATACTTACAAATACAGGATACTGCCTATTATGAAACCCCTTCTCTGGACTATGGTTTTTACCTGGAAGATAGTCTCCAGGAAAAACTCAATGCGCTATTGAATGACCAAGCATATGCCGTTCCGAGAATTGAATCATTTGTCCTGGCCGCAGGGGAACAGCAAACTCGCGGAGCTTTGGTCACAGGAATTATTCCATATCTGGAAAATAGGATGAACGGTTTTTTGAGGTTTATTGAAAAAGGAAGGGTTTTCCATTCAGGTAGTCTTGAAGCCGTTATTGGCAGTGGCTTAGCCAGAAGACTTTCTTTAGACCTTAATGATACTTTGGTGATAATAGGTCAAGGTTTTCAGGGAATGCAGGCAGCCGGAAAATATGCCATTTCGGGGATCATTGTCCATCCCATGGAATTTGTGGATAACCAAATGATTTACATGGATATCCAAGAGGCATCATGGCTTTTTGCTTTGGAAGACAAGGTCAGTCATTGGCTCATCATGGCGGAATCAGATAAACATGCCCGAAATATTCAAAGAAATTTTGAACCTTACTTAGAAGGAACCGGCCTGACCGTCCATCATTGGAAAGAACTCCAACCCGATCTTGTGAAAGCTCTTGCTTTCGATACCGTCTCAGGCTGGATCATGCAGTTCATTCTCTATGTGGTCATTGCTTTTGGTATTTTTGGGACTGTTTTAACTATGACCTTGGAAAGGCAAAAGGAATTTGCCATTCTGGTCAGCATAGGAATGAAGCGGAGCATTCTTGCAATGCAGTGTTTTGTAGAGACCATCCTGATCAGTCTCATCGGTGTATTTTGCGGACTGGCTTTGGGATTACCGGTTATTTATTATTTCCACCTCAACCCCATTCCTCTTGGTGAAGGATTATCTGATTTGATGAAGGAATATGGCCTCGAGCCTTATCTCCCTTTTTCTTTGTCTCCTTCAGTTTTTTTGTTTCAAGGAATATCCATGCTGGTTTTGACCCTGATCATCACAACTTATCCTGTATGGCGCAGTCTGACTTTTCCCTTACTTGAAAATTTACGGAGATGA
- a CDS encoding outer membrane lipoprotein-sorting protein, with translation MKYFLKTCGLVFFFSLLFFSSHGQDAREIVEKMDKKMRGETMIVEMEMDIVRPRFSRTIGIKSWSKGQDYSMILITAPARDKGTSFLKRQKEIWNWVPNIERTIKLPPSMMAQSWMGSDFTNDDLVRESSIINDYNHKIIGTETIEGYVCHKIEMIPKPNAAVVFGRILIWITKDSYLQMKAENFDEYGGLVSTVYGHQIKKMHDREIPTVLEMIPADKPGHKTVLRYIQLEFDRPIEDGFFSVQRMKDLR, from the coding sequence ATGAAGTATTTCCTAAAAACCTGTGGACTTGTTTTTTTTTTCAGCTTATTATTTTTCTCATCCCATGGGCAAGATGCCAGAGAAATTGTTGAAAAAATGGATAAAAAGATGCGTGGAGAAACCATGATCGTGGAAATGGAGATGGATATTGTCAGGCCCCGCTTTTCAAGGACGATTGGCATCAAAAGTTGGTCAAAAGGACAGGACTACTCAATGATCTTAATCACCGCACCTGCCCGGGATAAGGGCACTTCATTTTTAAAAAGACAAAAGGAAATCTGGAATTGGGTACCCAATATAGAAAGGACAATCAAACTTCCCCCTTCGATGATGGCACAATCCTGGATGGGGTCTGATTTTACCAATGATGACCTGGTCAGGGAAAGCTCTATCATCAATGATTACAACCACAAAATTATTGGAACAGAGACTATTGAGGGATATGTATGCCATAAAATAGAAATGATTCCCAAGCCAAATGCTGCTGTGGTATTTGGAAGAATCCTGATATGGATTACCAAAGATTCCTACCTTCAAATGAAAGCAGAAAATTTTGATGAATATGGGGGATTAGTAAGCACGGTATACGGCCATCAAATCAAAAAAATGCATGATCGGGAAATACCGACCGTTTTGGAAATGATTCCAGCAGACAAACCAGGACACAAAACTGTTCTGCGGTATATTCAATTGGAATTTGACCGACCCATCGAGGATGGTTTTTTCTCAGTCCAACGTATGAAAGATCTCCGATGA